A genome region from Akkermansiaceae bacterium includes the following:
- a CDS encoding DUF1080 domain-containing protein, with protein MTAKRSAFALFLTACIAAAEAVPAASITGLEDGWKPMLEADFENVNCSPETWSFDDAARLISCTGQPIGVMRSVKEYKNFELVLEWMHEKESGNSGVFVWTSKSSLEALIKPGLPDEGIEVQVLDPGFKASYEKSSGKPGNWFTCHGDVFPVRKARMTPFPPLSPDGVRSFPSAENTKPHGEWNHYYIRAINGEIRLWVNGVELSGGKDCQPNSGYLCLESEGSPIKFRNLRIRELP; from the coding sequence ATGACCGCAAAACGAAGTGCCTTCGCCCTTTTCCTAACCGCATGCATCGCCGCAGCGGAGGCCGTCCCCGCAGCCTCCATCACCGGCCTCGAGGACGGCTGGAAGCCCATGCTGGAGGCGGATTTCGAAAACGTGAACTGCAGCCCGGAAACATGGAGCTTCGACGATGCCGCAAGGCTCATCTCCTGCACCGGCCAACCCATCGGCGTGATGCGCTCCGTGAAGGAATACAAAAACTTCGAGCTCGTCCTCGAGTGGATGCACGAAAAGGAATCCGGCAATTCCGGGGTCTTCGTGTGGACCAGCAAGTCATCGCTTGAGGCCCTCATCAAGCCAGGCCTGCCCGACGAGGGCATAGAGGTGCAGGTGCTCGATCCCGGTTTCAAGGCTTCCTACGAAAAGTCCTCCGGCAAGCCCGGGAATTGGTTCACCTGCCATGGCGATGTTTTTCCGGTCAGGAAAGCCAGGATGACCCCTTTCCCCCCGCTCTCGCCCGATGGGGTCCGCAGCTTCCCCTCCGCGGAAAACACCAAGCCGCACGGCGAGTGGAATCACTACTACATCCGCGCCATCAACGGTGAGATCCGTCTCTGGGTGAATGGCGTGGAGCTTTCCGGAGGCAAGGACTGCCAGCCCAACAGCGGCTACCTCTGCCTCGAGTCCGAAGGCTCGCCCATCAAGTTCCGCAATCTCCGCATCCGGGAATTGCCCTAA
- a CDS encoding SufE family protein, translated as MREKQEQLLEDLGIFQDWTERYEYVIGLGKKLEPLPEGARNADHLIKGCQSQVWLDAEEKDGLMNFRADSDSLITKGMIALFIHVLNGETPDAILTADMDFIEKTGLKEHLAPTRANALNLMATQMKQRALAFAK; from the coding sequence ATCAGGGAGAAACAGGAACAATTGCTGGAGGATCTGGGTATCTTCCAGGACTGGACGGAGCGCTATGAATACGTGATCGGCCTCGGGAAAAAGCTGGAGCCGCTGCCGGAGGGTGCCCGCAATGCGGATCATCTCATCAAGGGCTGCCAATCGCAGGTCTGGCTGGATGCTGAGGAAAAGGACGGCCTCATGAATTTCCGCGCCGACTCGGATTCCCTCATCACCAAGGGCATGATCGCGCTGTTCATCCATGTCCTCAACGGCGAGACCCCGGATGCCATCCTCACCGCTGACATGGATTTCATCGAGAAAACCGGGCTCAAGGAGCATCTTGCGCCCACCCGCGCGAACGCCCTCAACCTGATGGCCACCCAGATGAAACAGCGGGCGCTCGCTTTTGCGAAATGA